In a single window of the Pocillopora verrucosa isolate sample1 chromosome 4, ASM3666991v2, whole genome shotgun sequence genome:
- the LOC131792304 gene encoding ethylmalonyl-CoA decarboxylase, translated as MHFHLPRIKISAARKNFARLLCSASRIGDNFSDETEVREKFRVLGTGDVTLSKLTGNNKGVAVISLTNPTRKNALTGYMMVKLAEVVDELEQWQHGKAVVLHGSEGSFCSGADLSVIKAINTPEEGQLMCAFMQRTLSRLGRLPLVSVAAIGGRAFGGGAELSLACDFRLMSQDAEIRFVQVKMGLSPGWGGGARLVRLLGKQKALQLLGRGEKVTLPHALQLGLVDDELPNTKDVVTGSCNWLSEFLAADTSVLRAIKNVVSIGDNSRLKDELDIERSIFSTLFGAEANRKALENSRKHK; from the exons ATGCATTTTCATCTCCCAAGAATCAAGATTAGTGCCGCTAGGAAGAATTTTGCAAGGTTACTTTGCTCTGCGTCAAGAATCGGAGACAATTTCTCTGACGAAACTGAGGTACGAGAGAAATTTAGAGTGCTGGGGACCGGTGATGTGACTCTATCTAAGCTAACAGGGAATAACAAAGGAGTTGCAGTGATATCTCTTACCAATCCTACAAGAAAAAATGCACTTACAGGGTACATGATGGTTAAACTTGCAGAAGTAGTTGACGAGCTTGAGCAATGGCAGCATGGAAAAGCTGTTGTTTTGCATGGCAGTGAAGGGTCTTTTTGTTCAGGGGCTGATTTGAGTGTGATAAAGGCGATCAATACCCCAGAAGAAGGACAATTAATGTGTGCTTTTATGCAAAGAACTCTGAGTCGCCTGGGAAGACTTCCTCTTGTCAGCGTGGCAGCTATTGGAGGAAGAGCGTTTGGTGGAGGAGCTGAG TTATCATTAGCATGTGACTTCAGACTCATGTCACAGGATGCAGAGATCAGGTTTGTTCAGGTCAAGATGGGCTTGTCACCAGGGTGGGGTGGTGGTGCAAGGCTTGTCAGGTTACTAGGGAAACAGAAAGCACTGCAGCTACTGGGAAGAGGAGAAAAGGTTACCCTACCACATGCACTTCAACTGGGACTGGTTGATGATGAGCTACCAAATACAAAG GATGTGGTTACTGGAAGTTGCAACTGGTTGTCAGAGTTCCTAGCAGCAGACACTTCAGTTCTGAGAGCTATTAAGAATGTTGTATCAATAGGAGACAACTCAAGGCTTAAAGATGAACTGGACATTGAGAG atcaattttttcaacattATTTGGAGCAGAAGCTAATAGGAAAGCTTtggaaaattcaagaaaacacAAATAG
- the LOC136280603 gene encoding uncharacterized protein, with protein MTLFSISSLLSYFEDEKKSIAKGENHVKSDHIECFMYNQGILRGKVHASMRSKVYEVTIYVDSNLNIKSTECECPRGAFKCSHAAAVFIYAIHHVSRTDIECRWNKPKKPTCPAVRDVTEMFPPPKQYCALSREPTQADRSSIYRSLCKYGKFTGLWWILSPEPEPVTLPMLTIEEIIYSDGFLQAHGKEDQLSFFKEKCKIQSSTIQEIAKLTVGQRENPAWSMLRKGRLTASNFGPVLAAKRVSQSLLKRLMGEYDLSGVKAITWGVNNEKEAVNAFEMSNCLKVEPTGIWFEESGILGATPDGLVDQKGILEVKCPYTFRNSTIEEVIESESFYLEKRKDKIELKRDHKSGYWHQIQGQLHLTNRMYCYFVVWTVKGHVTLVIHRDEEWKPNLDILRNFYFHHYYPKMIEGELL; from the exons ATGACcttattttcaatctcttctttGCTATCTTACTTCgaagatgaaaagaaatctATCGCAAAAGGGGAGAACCACGTCAAATCTGATCATATAGAATGTTTTATGTATAATCAAGGCATTCTTAGGGGCAAAGTTCACGCTAGTATGAGATCAAAAGTCTACGAGGTTACG ATATACGTAGATAGTAACTTGAATATCAAGTCGACAGAGTGTGAATGTCCTAGGGGCGCTTTCAAGTGCAGTCATGCCGCAGCTGTGTTCATTTACGCCATACATCATGTTAGTCGTACGGACATCGAATGTCGATGGAACAAGCCAAAAAAGCCAACTTGCCCTGCAGTTCGGGACGTCACTGAGATGTTTCCTCCTCCGAAACAGTACTGTGCTCTATCGAGAGAACCTACGCAAGCAGATCGTTCATCCATTTACCGATCGTTATGTAAATATGGAAAGTTCACAGGACTATGGTGGATTCTGAGCCCTGAACCTGAACCGGTGACGTTACCAATGCTTACAATCgaagaaataatttattctgATGGCTTCCTTCAAGCCCATGGAAAGGAAGATCAGCTctctttttttaaggaaaaatgcaaaattcaAAGTAGTACTATACAAGAAATAGCAAAACTCACAGTGGGTCAAAGAGAGAATCCAGCATGGTCAATGCTTAGAAAGGGAAGACTCACAGCTAGTAATTTTGGTCCTGTCTTAGCAGCCAAGAGAGTTTCACAATCACTCTTGAAAAGACTCATGGGCGAGTATGATTTATCTGGAGTCAAAGCCATCACATGGGGAGtcaacaatgaaaaagaagCTGTGAATGCATTTGAGAtgtcaaattgtttaaaagttgAACCAACAGGAATTTGGTTTGAAGAGTCAGGTATTCTTGGTGCCACACCTGATGGTCTAGTTGATCAAAAAGGTATTTTGGAAGTAAAATGCCCATATACCTTTAGGAATTCAACCATAGAGGAAGTCATAGAATCAGAATCATTCTATTTGGAGAAGCGAAAGGACAAAATTGAGCTTAAGAGGGATCACAAGTCTGGGTATTGGCATCAAATTCAAGGACAGCTCCATCTCACAAACAGAATGTATTGTTATTTTGTTGTGTGGACTGTCAAGGGCCACGTAACTTTGGTCATTCATAGAGACGAGGAATGGAAACCTAATCTTGATATTCTAAGAAACTTTTATTTCCATCATTACTACCCTAAAATGATTGAGGGGGAATTATTATAA
- the LOC131774350 gene encoding uncharacterized protein yields the protein MVQCFAPECNHQSESHCCRFFAFPSKEKKKSEYDRWRRLLRREDREPSKHSRVCSCHFRNGEKVFGPEIFKHNEGKLFPSSSKPPPKKKKKLEKSTDGKELVDIEKMREALQSNESEDQERDVLNDLTASEIILEAEVKQLRNDLQQHEEKSKYFREKYSVSTLSDDVIRMETGLPTKQVFDVVVLYTLRFKDSIIYFHGWKVESISFEDQIFITLIKIRQNYTNLHIAQLFSCSETTISNIVITFIHLLHEILFTFLMSTVPSREKNKTCLPSSFTQFSSCKIIIDCTDIEVATPGLMSHQSATYSSYRGMNSFKVLVGVAPNGVITYVSNLYPGSTSDKAIVEMSGFLKHLYPGDLVLADKGFLIQDIVPSGVSVNIPPFLNNGKFTENEIKVTKSIAKCRIHVERANARLKDFKILSFIPSYLRCYSQKIFQLCAALVNLQFPLIKEGCTNVFFE from the exons ATGGTTCAGTGTTTCGCACCCGAATGTAATCACCAGTCTGAGAGTCATTGCTGTCGCTTCTTTGCATTCCcgagcaaagaaaagaaaaaatctgagtATGATCGATGGAGAAGATTATTAAG GAGAGAAGATCGAGAACCAAGCAAACACAGCCGTGTTTGCAGCTGCCATTTCAGAAATGGCGAGAAGGTATTTGGGCCAGAGATTTTTAAGCACAACGAAGGAAAACTTTTCCCTTCTAGCAGTAAACCGCCaccaaagaagaagaagaaattggaaaaaagtaCAGATGGAAAGGAATTAGTCGACATCGAAAAAATGAGAGAAGCCTTGCAGAGCAACGAAAGTGAAGATCAAGAACGGGACGTACTCAACGATTTAACTGCTTCGGAGATAATCCTTGAAGCAGAAGTAAAGCAGCTGAGAAATGACCTTCAACAACATGAagagaagtcaaaatattttagagaaaaatacTCAGTGTCTACGTTAAGTGACGATGTAATACGCATGGAAACCGGTCTTCCAACTAAGCAAGTATTTGATGTAGTTGTACTTTATACTTTAAGATTCAAAGACTCAATAATATATTTTCATGGCTGGAAGGTGGAATCAATAAGTTTTGAAGACCAGATATTCATAACTTTAATAAAGATTAGACAGAATTACACGAACCTTCATATAGCTCAGTTATTTTCATGCAGTGAAACTACTATATCTAATATTGTCATTACATTTATTCATCTCTTGCACGAgattttgttcacttttttgATGTCAACAGTACCTTCTAGGGAGAAAAATAAGACTTGTTTGCCGTCATCATTTACACAGTTCAGTTCTTGTAAGATCATAATAGATTGCACAGACATTGAAGTTGCAACCCCTGGCCTAATGAGTCATCAAAGTGCAACTTATTCTTCATACAGAGGTATGAATTCATTTAAAGTACTCGTTGGTGTGGCACCTAATGGGGTCATAACATATGTTTCTAACCTTTACCCTGGATCAACTTCAGATAAGGCTATAGTGGAAATGTCTGGTTTTTTGAAACACCTTTATCCAGGAGATCTTGTTCTTGCTGACAAGGGCTTTCTAATCCAAGATATAGTTCCGAGTGGTGTGTCTGTAAATATTCCCCCATTCTTAAACAATGGTAAATttactgaaaatgaaataaaagtaacTAAGTCGATTGCCAAATGCAGAATCCATGTAGAGAGGGCTAACGCCAGGTTGAAGgattttaagattttaagttttattCCCTCTTACCTAAGATGCTattctcaaaaaatttttcagctttgtgCTGCTCTTGTTAATTTGCAGTTTCCGTTAATCAAGGAAGGTtgtacaaatgtattttttgagTAG
- the LOC131792332 gene encoding sushi, von Willebrand factor type A, EGF and pentraxin domain-containing protein 1-like, whose translation MEPVNAPPFILFQGLLLYAVFITALESSTVSRSAYFTTLTNKQLKGFVVKRFESPGQIWCSQSCLKNAWCTSTNFKLAPQTSKSDGKGTCELNKHDESAVKENIHLQFEEGATFSIPLKGCQITDSCKNGGACVYDEEKQTYSCKCKPPWTGETCAELVTCDSHPCKNNATCTDGVDGYNCSCAPGFYGTQCEKIEGLSCSSAYRIIFKQSTTESYAIKANAISSNLREFTVCLFVKRKDINSSHYQCVYSYAEASGYDIGNAIYVCLNTPNIEINVDNRGYSGTNTGVKINDTMWHHICVTWRSTKGAWQFYLDGQLRSNGTGLKENHQIPAGGTVVIGQDQDTVGGGFQTADSFGPGEVTEVNLWSRVLSASDIAAQYANCHITKVGLMHWWEQFKDGVSGVTVVEP comes from the exons ATGGAACCTGTAAACGCTCCTccatttattctttttcaaGGATTGTTGCTCTACGCAGTTTTCATCACCGCATTAGAGTCATCCACTGTTTCTCGATCAGCATACTTCACAACGTTGACAAATAAGCAGCTTAAAGGCTTTGTGGTAAAACGGTTTGAGTCTCCTGGTCAAATTTGGTGCAGTCAGTCTTGTTTGAAAAACGCCTGGTGtacttcaacaaacttcaaacTTGCTCCTCAAACTTCGAAGTCTGATGGCAAAGGAACTTGCGAACTAAACAAGCACGATGAATCTGCTGTCAAAGAAAACATACATTTGCAGTTCGAGGAAGGTGCCACTTTCTCAATACCTCTTAAG GGCTGCCAAATAACCGACAGTTGTAAAAATGGAGGTGCTTGCGTGTATGACGaggaaaaacaaacttattCATGCAAGTGCAAGCCGCCTTGGACCGGAGAAACTTGTGCTGAGCTGG TTACTTGTGACAGCCATCCCTGCAAAAACAATGCAACTTGCACTGATGGAGTCGACGGATATAACTGCAGCTGTGCACCAGGATTTTACGGGACACAGTGTGAAAAGATTGAAGGCCTGTCTTGTTCATCAG CTTACCGGATTATTTTTAAACAGTCTACCACCGAAAGTTATGCCATCAAAGCAAATGCCATTTCATCTAATCTCAGGGAATTTACGGTGTGCCTTTTTGTTAAAAGGAAGGATATAAATTCAAGTCATTACCAGTGTGTCTACAGCTATGCAGAAGCTTCTGGTTATGATATTGGAAATGCCATATATGTCTGTTTGAATACTCCAAATATTGAGATCAATGTGGATAACCGCGGATACAG TGGTACAAACACCGGAGTCAAGATCAATGACACTATGTGGCATCACATCTGTGTTACCTGGAGAAGCACAAAAGGCGCCTGGCAGTTTTATCTGGATGGACAACTCCGAAGCAATGGAACAGGCTTGAAAGAAAACCACCAGATTCCAGCTGGTGGAACGGTTGTCATTGGACAAGATCAAGATACAGTTGGGGGGGGCTTCCAAACCGCTGATAGTTTTGGACCAGGTGAGGTTACAGAAGTTAATCTTTGGAGCAGAGTCTTATCAGCGAGTGATATTGCAGCACAGTATGCAAACTGTCACATAACCAAAGTCGGCCTGATGCACTGGTGGGAACAATTCAAAGATGGCGTTTCAGGTGTGACAGTAGTCGAGCCTTGA
- the LOC131784898 gene encoding tetratricopeptide repeat protein 28-like — protein MGSFHQSKDNKSYVVEVSHLEISDVLFNAYYAISGYTDAKRHATKLLDKLNHAWTLIMENAKEYHEKALAIAIEIGDRKGEGTSYRDLGSVFHYLGEYQNAKEYHEKALAIAIEIGDREGEGATYGNLGNNAKEYHEKALAIAIEIGDRGREGTAHLELGMVYRSLNKNRQAKEHLDKAVGVSIAIGDRELEAMAIVNLAMVSDSVNDSQKAKELCEKALTISRECGNRKREVQLYLHVGSLSQSFGEYDKAAYYLQKACSISSEIGCKMAEFKSLLHISMLKISQFEVVEAMEYLLQGIEKYEQIRTLQKGNTGLKIFLLEEHGTFPYKSLTHLLCLTGNFRNALYVEELGRARVLAELMADKYSAESHISADPRSWFGIENIARRESNCVFLYVSYEDRQVLLWVLKANGDIFFRRTDEVKIDTLIAAQVCEVEGVFKKSAECFGVLPEGNCEDRSLNDNLTTSLHEESQANLRGDETKDTGRSHHLCYEWIVAPVVDLLTEPEIIIVPDHFLYRVPFAALRDEQAGKYLSEKYRIRIVPSLTTLRLIQECPADYHSQTGGLVVGDPTVGKVQYNGRLIDITPLFYASKEAEMVGQLLGVQPILGSRATKQAVLQAIPSVSLIHLAAHGNPETGEIALSPQCTINSTPQEEDYLLTMSDIEGVQVRARLVVLSCCHSGRGLIKKEGVIGIARAFLASGARSVLVASWAIEDKATAKLMKHLYKHLVRGESASESLSQAVQWLRSNGFSKPSQWAPFVLMGDNVTFDFMKKGKEGLEEDNNEAEKKQSDY, from the exons atgggttcttttcatcaaagtaaagaTAACAAGTCATACgttgtggaagtaag TCACCTTGAAATCTCCGATGTACTATTCAATGCGTACTACGCCATCTCTGGTTACACAGATGCAAAAAGACATGCCACCAAACTTCTTGACAAATTAAACCATGCTTGGACACTAATCATGGAA aatgctaaagaatatcacgagaaagcacttgccatcgcgatagaaattggggacagaaaaggagaaggaacatcATACAGGgacctcggaagtgtgtttcattaccttggcgaatatcagaatgctaaagaatatcacgagaaagcacttgccatcgcgatagaaattggcgacagagaaggagaaggagcaacatacgggaaccttggaAAT aatgctaaagaatatcacgagaaagcacttgccatcgcgatagaaattggcgacagaggaagAGAAGGTACAGCACACTTAGAACTTGGAATGGTGTACCGCAGTCTTAATAAAAATCGGCAAGCTAAAGAACATTTGGACAAAGCAGTCGGCGTCAGTATTgcaattggtgacagagaactGGAAGCAATGGCTATTGTAAATTTGGCAATGGTCTCTGATTCTGTAAATGACAGTCAGAAGGCAAAAGAACTTTGTGAGAAGGCGCTTACAATCAGCAGGGAATGTGGCAATAGAAAGCGCGAAGTACAACTATACCTACACGTTGGAAGTCTATCCCAATCGTTTGGTGAATATGATAAGGCAGCatattatttacagaaagctTGTTCCATAAGCAGCGAAATTGGATGCAAAATGGCTGAGTTTAAAAGTCTTCTCCATATTTCAATGTTAAAGATATCGCAGTTCGAGGTTGTGGAGGCAATGGAATATCTCCTCCAAGgcattgaaaaatatgaacaaatcagAACTCTCCAGAAAGGAAACACTGGacttaaaatttttctgttaGAGGAACACGGCACTTTTCCCTACAAGTCACTCACTCACCTCCTTTGCCTTACTGGAAACTTTCGAAATGCTCTCTATGTTGAGGAGCTGGGACGAGCAAGAGTCCTCGCAGAACTCATGGCAGACAAATACTCCGCTGAAAGCCACATCTCAGCTGATCCACGATCATGGttcgggattgaaaacatcgcgagaagagaaagtaactgtgtttttttgtacGTTTCGTATGAAGATCGGCAAGTTCTTCTCTGGGTGTTGAAAGCAAATGgagacattttctttcgaaGAACAGACGAAGTGAAAATAGACACTCTTATTGCTGCACAAGTTTGCGAAGTGGAGGGAGTCTTCAAAAAGAGCGCCGAATGCTTTGGTGTTTTACCCGAAGGGAACTGCGAAGACCGATCGCTGAATGACAATTTGACGACATCTCTTCATGAAGAGAGCCAAGCAAATTTGCGAGGTGACGAAACCAAAGATACCGGAAGAAGTCATCATTTGTGCTACGAATGGATCGTGGCACCTGTGGTAGATTTACTCACAGAGCCTGAAATCATCATTGTACCGGATCATTTTTTgtaccgagtcccatttgctgccttgcgtgATGAACAAGCCGGCAAGTATTTATCGGAGAAGTACAGAATACGCATCGTCCCTTCACTGACAACTCTCCGGCTCATTCAAGAATGTCCagcagactatcacagtcaaaCTGGCGGACTGGTTGTGGGTGATCCTACGGTTGGCAAAGTGCAATATAATGGACGTCTTATTGACATTACACCATTGTTTTATGCAAgtaaggaagcagagatggttgGTCAACTGCTGGGTGTTCAGCCTATATTGGGAAGTcgcgcaacaaagcaggcgGTTCTTCAAGCAATACCTTCAGTGAGTCTGATACATCTTGCCGCACATGGAAATCCTGAAACaggagagattgccctctctCCTCAATGTACTATTAACAGTACCCCacaagaggaagactacctcctgacAATGTCCGACAttgaaggagttcaagtgcgagctagactggtagtactcagctgttgtcacagtgggcgtggattgattaaaaaagaaggagttattggaatcgctcgagcattcctagcatctggtgcacgttcagtgttggtagcatcgtgggctatAGAAGACAAAGCAACGGCGAAGCTCATGAAACATTTATATAAACACCTTGTgcgtggagaaagtgccagtgaatctcttAGCCAGGCCGTTCAATGGTTGAGAAGTAATGGATTTTCCAAACCTTCCCAATGGGCTCCGTTTGTGTTGATGggggataacgtgacatttgattttatgaaaaaagg GAAAGAAGGACTCGAGGAGGACAACAACGAGGCGGAGAAGAAACAGAGTGACTACTAA